From the genome of bacterium:
GCCACTCCGGACCCGGCTCAATTGTTTTGGAGTGTTGCCGCAGGCGTCGCCAGCATCCTCTGGTTCGAACTGTGGAAAAGTGTTAAAGCGAAGTAGCGCGGACGTCTCGTCTGCGAAATCCGCAGGCGGGACGCCCGCGCTACTTTGTTTAGAAGATCTTCATAGCGTTTTGTTTGCAGATCTTCAAGAGAGCAGTATCGGATAGCGGCAATTCCCTGAATTTTTCGTAGTTGTCGCGCATGCTTGGCACCATGGGAGCGGGCCAGTCTGTGCCAAAAAGCACTTTATCCGATAGTTCTTCCAGCCGGGGAAAATATTCCAGCACTTTTGAAGGAGGAATACTTGAGATGTCCATATAAACATTTGGAAAACGCCGAACCAGGAAAATGCAAGTATCCATCCAGATTGGACGCCCACCGTGAGCGAGGATGATTTTCAGACGCGGGAAATCGACCGCAATATCGTCGAGGTAGATCGGGTCCGCAAAACGGTTGCGCGCGCCGACGAATATCGAAGTTCCCGTATGAAACATTACGGGAACCCCTTTCTCCTCGCAGCGCTGATAAAGATACCGGAGCGACTCGTTTCCATTCAAATAGTCGTTGGGGAATACGGTTTGATGCGATGGATGAATTTTTATTCCGGCAAGATTTAACTTGCCAAGCAATTCATCGATGCGATTCTCCTGTCCTGTCTTTTGTTCTGCATGGATCGAACCGAAAGCTATCAAACGGAATGGATCCTGTTTGGAGAAATCCGAGATGAATTCATTTACCTCTTCCGTGAATCCCATAATGTCCGGGCTGACGTAATTGATCAGAGCGGCCCTTTCTACTCCCTGATCATCCATATGCTTGAGAAATTCAACGGGCGAATCCATCACGCGTTCGATCACGTCGAGATCCTTGCGGCTCTTCCGCATCCGTTCCAGGATCTGCGGCTTCAGCATCCTCCACGGCTGGACATGTACGTGTGCGTCAATAAAAGTTTCCATAGCTCTCTTTAACGCAGAGACGCAGAGAGAAAAGGAAAAAATCTTTTCTCTGCGTTCCCTGCGACTCCGCGACTCTGCGTTAAATTCTATCGCAATTTTGCAGTTGAACTATGGATGCCGGTTGCAGTAAGATTCATAACACTTTTCTTGTTTATGAATCCTGAAAGGATTTTGACAAAAGCGCAAACCTGGAAGCGCAAATCTCATCGCTTATCACTGGATCTGCGGTTAAAATCCGTTGCAGAAGCCGGAGCATTTTTACGTGAGCATGGTGTAGTACTATGGAATGCTAAGGCAGAGCTTCCGAATCTCCTGGATGCGATCATCGGGCGTGTAGCCAACGGACAGGAACGCGTCTACGGGAAACCCGCTGAAAACTGTTATCGATGGCGCGAGCAGATTATGGTCCATCCGGATTTCTTAGAATGCCGGTTCTTTTCTAAACTGTCCACCGTCCTTCACCAGGATCTGTGGCCCTACGTTACTGTTTTTGCGCGCGCGAACCGCAAGAAAGCCGAAGAAGGGGAACGGATGTCCAGAGAAGTTCGAAGAATCATGACATTCTTAAACCGGGAAGGTCCCACACGCACGGATCTTCTCCGGAAGGCTTTGAGATTTACCACTCCCGAACAGGGTCGAATGTTCCACCGGGCCAAAAGAGACCTGCAAAATCATCTGGTGGTGCTGGGAAAAGAAGATGATAGCTCGAAAGTTCATACGCACGCGGAGATCCTGGATTTCTGGGAAAACTGCATGCCGAAAAGTGTGCGCACGAAAGCCGATCAAATCGATGAAATGGGAGGGCGGCTGAAACTCCTTGCGACCACTCTGCAAAGCTCTGTCTTGAGCAGTGAAAAACGGATTCCGAACTGGTTTGCCTGGTGCGACGGCGGTGTCGAGGAATCGCTGGAAAAATTGTTGGCGAAAAAAGACTTTTTGCGCGTGCAACATAAAAAAGAGTCCTGGATCATTCCCCGGAAAGTTCTGGATTCAAAAAACCCTTGAACCGAAGGTTGGGGCGCTGTATTTCTCGCCCTTATAAAGGGGGAGACTGAAGAGGAGGTTGTCTTAGTTGGAACGTTTCCCAACCTCCCCTTTACTCCCCTCCTTCACAAGGGGGAAAGCCAAGAAACGCACCAATATCGACACCCTTGAACCTTTGAACCCTTGAACCTTTCTGCTATAGTAATTCTTTTACTGGAGACAGTCTCAAATTGAAAAAAACAATCTTATTTTGCGGAATTCTCTTTCTTTTCACGGGGCTGATCTTTGCCCAGGACACAAAGACGGTCGTTTCAGAAGGTGTCGCGAATCTTGGTTCGGATCGCGCTGCGGCACGGGACAAAGCCATCGAAGACGCATTGCGCAGGGCTGTCGAGCAGGCCGTTGGCACGATGGTGGAATCGGAAACGAGTATTGAAGATTACAAGTTGTTAAGCGATCGGATTTATTCGCAATCCGCCGGCTACGTCAAGAAGTACGAGGTGATTTCTGAAAATGCCGATGGCGGTTTGCTTCGTGTGCGAATACAGGCGGAAGTGGATTCCGGATACCTGAACAACGATCTTGCAGCAATTGGACTTCTTCACCGTCGCATGAAGTATCCGCGTGTCGTAGTCATGATCGCTGAAGATAACATCCTGCGAACGAATTACTGGGAACAGGTGTATTCGCTGAGCAATTCTCAGAGTGAAGCAGTCGTGATTGCGCGACTAAAAGGGAAGGGATTCAACGTTGTTGATCCCGGCTCGCTTCGCAAGTCGGTTTCCGGCAAGGAAGCGCAAGCTGCGTGGCAGGGCAATTATCAAGTTGCAGGCGGAATCGGTAAAAAAACCGGAGCAGAGATCGCAATTATCGGGCAGGCAATCTCTACACGCGCGGCAAGCAATATTTACGGATCCGACATGCTTTCCATGAGCACAACCATCAATGTGCAGGCGGTAAAGTCCGGAACGGGTGAAATCATCGCACAGGCATCCGGTCAGGGTACTGCAGCTCATATCAATGAAGTGATGGCGTTGCAGGAAAGCATGAAAAAGGCTTCGGACAAAGTTGCGGACGCCATCATCGGTGGAATCTTGCAAACCTGGGAAAAGGAATCGAGCGGCACTCGCACGCTTGCTCTGGAAATTCACGACATCACAAAGACCGAGCTGGACCGTTTGAAAGTCGCCCTCGAAAAGTTGCGTGGCGTAACCGAGGTGATTGTTCGTGAGTTCTCGGATGGCGATGCCGACATCAACCTAGTGGCCAAAACGGATGCGCAGGAACTTTCAGATTCAATTTCAAAAGCAAAGTTTTCCGGGTTCCGGTTGACACTTTTGGAATCATCCACGGATCGACTCGAATACAGGGTAACTCACTAAGTGAACCGCGTTCCCATTCTCGTTTTTACGTTGCTCCTATTCCTGGCTGCCCCACCTCTTTTTGCTCAAAAATCTGAAATCACTTTGTATGCGGGCGGTTTTTTTGGCGATAGCTTCATTATTCGACCGGCTCCCATTTTTGAGGACATCGAAGCAGTCTTTGATGATGATGTCACCGTTGGTTTTCGGTATGCATATTATTTTCATCCACATCTGGCATTGGAGGGTGGAATCGGCTTTACGCCAGCTAGCATTCTGGCCAGCGGAAACGTCTCTGGCGGTTCTGATGTAAACGCAATTTTTGATGTGGATACATACGTCTTGCAAGGCAATATTCTTTACCGTTTTACGCAGGGCTCCGTGGTACCATACGTTACTGCAGGAATTGGAGCCGTTCATTTCGACATCAACACGGCGCGTTTTGGTTTCCTGACGCCATCGGAAACCGATTTTGCATTGAATGCCGGTGGCGGGTTAAAATTCCGTCTGCACGAAGAGTATTTTTTCCGTCTGGATGGTAGAGTGTATTGGATGGATCCCGAATTTGCGGAGGAGGATTCTGCTACCTTCGCAGAAATTACGGGTGGAATTTCCGTCTTGTTTGATTTTTGAGAAGAAGAAAACCGCCAAAGTGCCAAAACGCCAAGGTAGAATAAAAGAATATTCTTCTTGTCTTGGCGACTTGGCGTCTTGGCGGTTTAAAAGAAAGAATTTTTGGGAGGGAATATCATGAAACGGTTTATCAGCTTAACCATTCTTTTAGTAATGATGGGTCTTCTGGCGAGTGCCTCGGTAGCAGATGCTGCAGGCAAGAAAATCCGCATTGCTGTTGTGAATTTTGCGAATAACAGCACGTGGCATTGGTGGGGTGATCGTTTAGGAGAAGCTGCGAATGATGAATTTGTAACACAGCTCGTTCAATCGGGCGCGTTCAGTGTAATTGAGAGACAGCAACTTCAAACAGTTTTGGCTGAACAAGGACTGGGTGCGTCTGGAGCGGTGACGCCCTCCACGGCTCCGAAAATCGGTAAGTTGCTCGGTGTGCAATTGCTATTCACCGGATCCATTACCGCCTTTAGTATCAAGACAACGAAAGCCGGGTTTGGTGGTATTGGCGGATCGTTTACAAAAGCAGAATCGAAACTGGATGTGAGGATGATCGATACGACAACCGGTGAAATTCTCCTGGTTGCAACCGGCAAAGGGGACAAGAAAATGGGCGGTGTCGGAATCAAAGGTTTCGATTTTGAACAAAACTATGATGAAGGTGTTGCACACGAGGCGTTGCGTCCGGCGATTGAGCAAGTGACGCAGCAGGTGCTCGCTCAGAAGGACAAGCTTGCAAACCTGGCTCCTGCCGCCGGCGCGGGAAAGGTTTTACAGGTAAAAAGCCCGACACAAATCTACATTGATGGCGGCCAGGAAGGTGGACTTAATGTGGGTGATACTTTTGCGGTCTATCGTGTGACTGAAGAGATTAAAGATGAAGATGGCAATGTGTTGGATTCTGTGACCGAAAAAGTCGGGGAAATTGTTGTGACAAAAGTCCTGACTAAGTCCGCAATTGCGGAATCTCGCAGCGGAAAGATCCAACAAGGGGACCAATATCGCAAAGAATGAATTGTTTTGATTTAACGGAGGGCGGCCGTTTCTGGCCGCCTTTTTTGTTCTTTGATTCACTATGCGCTTAACAATTGCAACGAAAATCACCCTCCTCCGGTTTGTGTTGGTGCCCTTTGTCGCAATGGGTATCCTTTATCACAGATATGGTTTAACGTTGCTGATCTTTTTGATCTCCGGCATCAGCGATCTGGTGGATGGATTGATCGCGCGAAAACTCGGTCAAAAGACAAAACTCGGCGCGCTCCTGGACCCGATGGCGGATAAGCTTTTACTCTCCACATCGTTTTTGTTGCTCACTTTGCCCGCATCGA
Proteins encoded in this window:
- a CDS encoding amidohydrolase family protein translates to METFIDAHVHVQPWRMLKPQILERMRKSRKDLDVIERVMDSPVEFLKHMDDQGVERAALINYVSPDIMGFTEEVNEFISDFSKQDPFRLIAFGSIHAEQKTGQENRIDELLGKLNLAGIKIHPSHQTVFPNDYLNGNESLRYLYQRCEEKGVPVMFHTGTSIFVGARNRFADPIYLDDIAVDFPRLKIILAHGGRPIWMDTCIFLVRRFPNVYMDISSIPPSKVLEYFPRLEELSDKVLFGTDWPAPMVPSMRDNYEKFRELPLSDTALLKICKQNAMKIF
- a CDS encoding flagellar assembly protein T N-terminal domain-containing protein, yielding MKKTILFCGILFLFTGLIFAQDTKTVVSEGVANLGSDRAAARDKAIEDALRRAVEQAVGTMVESETSIEDYKLLSDRIYSQSAGYVKKYEVISENADGGLLRVRIQAEVDSGYLNNDLAAIGLLHRRMKYPRVVVMIAEDNILRTNYWEQVYSLSNSQSEAVVIARLKGKGFNVVDPGSLRKSVSGKEAQAAWQGNYQVAGGIGKKTGAEIAIIGQAISTRAASNIYGSDMLSMSTTINVQAVKSGTGEIIAQASGQGTAAHINEVMALQESMKKASDKVADAIIGGILQTWEKESSGTRTLALEIHDITKTELDRLKVALEKLRGVTEVIVREFSDGDADINLVAKTDAQELSDSISKAKFSGFRLTLLESSTDRLEYRVTH
- a CDS encoding porin family protein gives rise to the protein MNRVPILVFTLLLFLAAPPLFAQKSEITLYAGGFFGDSFIIRPAPIFEDIEAVFDDDVTVGFRYAYYFHPHLALEGGIGFTPASILASGNVSGGSDVNAIFDVDTYVLQGNILYRFTQGSVVPYVTAGIGAVHFDINTARFGFLTPSETDFALNAGGGLKFRLHEEYFFRLDGRVYWMDPEFAEEDSATFAEITGGISVLFDF
- a CDS encoding CDP-alcohol phosphatidyltransferase family protein, with translation MRLTIATKITLLRFVLVPFVAMGILYHRYGLTLLIFLISGISDLVDGLIARKLGQKTKLGALLDPMADKLLLSTSFLLLTLPASKLHVAIPIWLTVMVFARDIMIVVGAVAIALITGFTKFDPTFYGKASTLVQILTVLGVLIVNYLEADKIYVQWLFYM